One genomic segment of Komagataella phaffii GS115 chromosome 4, complete sequence includes these proteins:
- a CDS encoding Conserved protein involved in autophagy and the Cvt pathway, whose protein sequence is MGATIDEDIKERIWNGKINIKVSLAPIDHKVNASQISFYTRLPRNSFLPIYLPQMLDFFASSIKDPEWANQGNWWFSFQDVPIRWNLPIGVNFDIMTGLNPDEPTLEEWNIILNYSNYPNTIVPIFNSKKSNGANFHRHDDRIQFFHVYWLNQMKESCYCINGNCNSIMSLSKTDSNLFWGSLLSHARDTFMSINQKHVPLDPLNIRIIPIRIHISILNKVIQPNVTPTKDDQKDLTTLGDILQETIPELFPSSLMYTIAFPITHGIKLPINLSLIDLYSYFAFSDGFVHISVVFNQPKPLYII, encoded by the coding sequence ATGGGGGCAACTATAGATGAAGACATCAAAGAACGGATATGGAACGGAAAAATCAACATCAAGGTATCATTAGCCCCGATTGATCATAAAGTTAATGCTTCCCAGATCTCCTTCTACACAAGATTACCCCGGAATTCGTTTCTACCTATCTATCTACCTCAGATGTTGGATTTTTTTGCTTCCAGTATCAAGGACCCTGAGTGGGCCAATCAAGGAAATTGGTGGTTCTCTTTCCAGGATGTACCAATTCGTTGGAATTTGCCGATAGGTGTGAATTTTGACATCATGACCGGACTAAATCCTGATGAACCAACACTTGAAGAGTGGAACATTATCCTCAACTATTCAAACTATCCAAATACAATCGTACCCATTTTTAATAGTAAAAAGTCAAACGGCGCTAACTTTCATAGACATGACGACCGtattcaattctttcacGTTTACTGGCTAAACCAAATGAAAGAATCCTGTTATTGTATCAATGGCAATTGCAACTCCATAATGAGTCTGAGCAAAACAGATTCCAACCTGTTTTGGGGCAGTCTTTTATCTCATGCCAGAGATACCTTCATGTCAATTAATCAGAAACATGTGCCACTGGATCCGTTGAACATCCGTATTATCCCAATTCGCATACatatttcaattttgaacaaagtgATTCAACCAAACGTTACTCCTACAAAAGACGATCAGAAAGACCTCACCACGTTAGGAGATATCCTGCAAGAGACCATTCCAGAACTGTTCCCATCATCGCTAATGTACACTATAGCGTTTCCAATCACCCATGGGATTAAACTACCTATCAATCTCTCATTAATTGATTTGTATTCGTATTTTGCCTTTTCCGATGGATTCGTCCACATCAGTGTGGTATTTAACCAGCCCAAACCGCTATACATAATTTAA